In Halovivax gelatinilyticus, the following are encoded in one genomic region:
- the hflX gene encoding GTPase HflX — MKAVVAKRVDSGVGDTEEIRELSEAAGYTVVGEITQTRRADAALQLGEGKVDDLVRLVARTGATTVVFDNRLGPYQTYNLGQRLPEGTEVIDRFTLILEIFGQRAQTKKAQLQVELAELRYELPRAEAKASLAKRDEHPGFMGLGEYDESREQDIKAQISRIRDQLAQIEETEAQRRARRRDSGFDLVALAGYTNAGKSTLLRRLAADLDVSENVGLHPDLDPTAESEDQLFTTLGTTTRRADIQPRDVLLTDTVGFISNLPHWLVESFKSTLDSVYRADLVLLVVDVSEPIDEIHEKLVTSHDTLYERNEAPIVTVFNKIDRVSERELEEKRATLSALAPDPVAVSARDGQHIDALLDRIDEELPDWEYERLVLPMGEETMSVVSWIHDNAHVEDVTYGDEDVHISFEARPAIVQKARTRAGELHPSPAESA, encoded by the coding sequence ATGAAGGCGGTCGTCGCAAAGCGCGTTGACTCGGGCGTAGGGGACACAGAGGAGATCCGCGAATTGAGCGAAGCCGCCGGTTACACCGTCGTCGGCGAGATCACGCAGACCCGCCGAGCCGACGCGGCGCTCCAGCTCGGCGAGGGGAAAGTCGACGACCTCGTCCGACTCGTCGCTCGAACCGGGGCGACCACCGTCGTCTTCGACAACCGCCTCGGGCCGTACCAGACGTACAACCTCGGTCAGCGACTACCCGAGGGGACCGAGGTAATCGATCGTTTTACGCTCATCCTGGAAATCTTCGGCCAGCGAGCCCAGACGAAAAAGGCCCAGCTCCAGGTCGAACTCGCAGAACTTCGCTACGAACTTCCCCGGGCCGAGGCCAAAGCGAGCCTCGCCAAACGCGACGAGCACCCGGGGTTCATGGGGCTGGGCGAGTACGACGAGAGCCGCGAACAGGACATCAAAGCCCAGATTAGTCGAATCCGCGATCAGCTCGCGCAGATCGAAGAGACCGAAGCCCAGCGCCGGGCCCGCAGACGCGACTCGGGGTTCGATCTGGTCGCGCTGGCCGGCTACACGAACGCCGGTAAGTCGACGCTGTTGCGACGGCTGGCCGCCGACCTCGACGTCTCCGAGAACGTCGGATTGCATCCCGACCTGGACCCGACGGCCGAATCCGAAGATCAGTTGTTTACGACGCTCGGTACGACGACGAGGCGGGCGGACATCCAGCCCAGGGATGTCCTCCTCACCGATACCGTCGGCTTTATCTCCAACCTGCCACACTGGCTCGTCGAGTCGTTCAAGTCGACGCTGGATTCGGTCTATCGGGCCGACCTGGTCTTGCTCGTCGTCGACGTCAGCGAACCGATCGACGAGATTCACGAAAAACTCGTCACGAGCCACGATACCCTCTACGAACGCAACGAGGCGCCGATCGTGACGGTGTTCAACAAGATCGACCGTGTGAGCGAGCGAGAACTCGAGGAAAAACGGGCGACGCTGTCGGCGCTCGCTCCCGATCCGGTGGCCGTGAGCGCTCGCGACGGACAACACATCGACGCGCTGCTCGATCGGATCGACGAGGAGCTTCCCGATTGGGAGTACGAACGGCTCGTTCTGCCGATGGGTGAGGAGACGATGAGCGTCGTTTCCTGGATTCACGACAACGCGCACGTCGAGGACGTGACCTACGGAGACGAGGACGTTCATATCTCGTTCGAAGCCAGACCGGCGATCGTACAGAAAGCGCGGACCCGGGCCGGCGAATTGCACCCGTCGCCAGCTGAATCGGCCTGA